A single Deinococcus sp. Leaf326 DNA region contains:
- the carB gene encoding carbamoyl-phosphate synthase large subunit: protein MPKRTDLQTILILGSGPIQIGQAAEFDYSGTQALKALKAEGYRVVLVNSNPATIMTDPDLADATYLEPLTPEFVEKIIAAEKPDALLPTLGGQTALNLAMDLHERGTLAKYGVELIGAGVEAIKKGEDRELFQAAMKKIGVETAKGQMVHSMAEAIEYQKEIGLPIVIRPSFTLGGTGGGIAHSYEEFLAITEGGLRDSPVTSVLLEESILGWKEYELEVMRDTADTVIIITSIENFDPMGVHTGDSITVAPAQTLSDVEYQRLRDQSLAIIREIGVATGGSNIQFAVNPDNGRVIVIEMNPRVSRSSALASKATGFPIAKIAALLAVGYHLDELTNDITRVTPASFEPSIDYVVTKIPRFAFEKFPGTPDALGTQMRSVGEVMAIGRTFKESLQKAMRSTESDIRGVYAAMDDAGLRSLLYGNPRRLEAVLELLRRGESVDALFDATKIDRWFLSQLKEITDAEKELLDLGPIGEWKYEIWREVKRLGFSDARIGEVVGLSELEVRAIRKEAKATPVYKTVDTCAAEFEAHTPYHYSTYEWEDEVRPTDKPKVVILGSGPNRIGQGVEFDYATVHAVWALQDAGYETIMVNSNPETVSTDYDTADRLYFEPLTFEDVMNIVEHEKPVGVIVQLGGQTPLKLARRLEAAGAPIIGTSPAAIDEAEDRASFNALCERLGLPQPLGKVAQTPEQARELAAGLGFPLMARPSYVLGGRAMRTVRSMDELGTYLDEVYAAVEGQPSILLDQFLDGALELDVDTLCDGERAVVAGIMEHVEAAGVHSGDSACVLPPVNLSPELMARVKRDTERLALELGVRGLMNVQWAVKDGVAYILEANPRASRTVPFVSKAVNHPLAKSAARIAVGHTLEQIGLTETPVPAMYSVKEVHLPFLKFKGVLPVLGPEMKSTGESMGIDADPYLAYYRAELGAKSNLPLSGTALLLGEGLDDVAATLEGAGLSVLREQDGDTLPSLLIDVTGSELLRTALERGVPIVSTREGAEWTAKAIAAAQGQELGVKSLQEWVS, encoded by the coding sequence ATGCCCAAGCGTACAGACCTCCAGACCATCCTGATTCTCGGCAGCGGTCCCATCCAGATCGGACAGGCGGCCGAGTTCGACTATTCGGGCACGCAGGCCCTCAAGGCCCTCAAGGCCGAGGGCTACCGCGTGGTGCTGGTCAACAGCAACCCGGCGACCATCATGACCGACCCCGACCTCGCGGACGCGACCTATCTGGAACCGCTGACGCCCGAGTTCGTCGAGAAGATCATCGCCGCTGAGAAGCCCGACGCCCTGCTGCCCACGCTCGGCGGCCAGACGGCGCTGAATTTGGCGATGGACCTGCATGAGCGCGGCACCCTGGCGAAGTACGGCGTCGAACTCATCGGCGCGGGCGTGGAGGCCATCAAGAAGGGCGAGGACCGCGAACTGTTCCAGGCCGCCATGAAGAAGATCGGCGTGGAGACGGCGAAGGGCCAGATGGTGCACAGTATGGCCGAGGCCATCGAGTACCAGAAGGAGATCGGCCTGCCCATCGTCATCCGGCCCAGCTTCACGCTGGGGGGCACGGGCGGCGGCATCGCGCACAGCTACGAGGAATTTCTGGCGATCACGGAGGGCGGCCTGCGCGACAGCCCCGTGACGAGCGTGCTGCTCGAAGAGAGCATCCTGGGCTGGAAGGAATACGAGCTGGAGGTGATGCGCGACACCGCCGACACGGTGATCATCATCACGAGCATCGAAAACTTCGACCCGATGGGCGTGCATACCGGCGACAGTATTACGGTGGCCCCCGCCCAGACCCTGAGCGACGTGGAATACCAGCGCCTGCGCGACCAGTCCCTGGCGATCATCCGCGAGATCGGCGTGGCGACGGGCGGCAGCAACATCCAGTTCGCGGTGAACCCCGACAACGGGCGCGTCATCGTGATCGAGATGAACCCGCGCGTGAGCCGTTCCTCCGCCCTGGCGAGCAAGGCGACCGGCTTCCCCATTGCCAAGATCGCCGCGCTGCTCGCGGTGGGCTACCACCTCGACGAACTCACCAACGACATCACCCGCGTCACCCCGGCCAGTTTCGAGCCGAGCATCGACTACGTGGTCACCAAGATTCCGCGCTTCGCCTTCGAGAAATTCCCCGGCACGCCCGACGCACTGGGCACCCAGATGCGCAGCGTGGGCGAGGTCATGGCGATTGGGCGCACCTTCAAGGAGTCGCTGCAAAAGGCGATGCGGAGCACTGAGAGCGACATCCGGGGCGTGTACGCCGCGATGGACGACGCGGGCCTGCGCAGCCTGCTGTACGGCAACCCCCGCCGCCTAGAAGCCGTGCTGGAACTGCTGCGCCGGGGCGAGAGTGTGGACGCGCTGTTCGACGCCACCAAGATCGACCGCTGGTTCCTGTCGCAGCTCAAGGAGATCACCGACGCCGAGAAGGAATTGCTGGACCTCGGTCCCATCGGCGAGTGGAAGTACGAGATCTGGCGCGAGGTCAAGCGCCTGGGCTTCTCGGACGCCCGGATCGGAGAGGTCGTGGGCCTGAGCGAGCTGGAGGTGCGCGCCATCCGCAAGGAGGCCAAGGCCACCCCGGTCTACAAGACGGTGGATACCTGCGCCGCCGAGTTCGAGGCGCACACGCCGTACCACTACTCGACCTACGAGTGGGAGGACGAGGTCAGGCCTACCGACAAGCCCAAGGTCGTGATCCTGGGCAGCGGCCCCAACCGCATCGGGCAGGGCGTGGAGTTCGACTACGCGACCGTGCACGCCGTGTGGGCTTTGCAGGACGCCGGGTACGAGACCATCATGGTCAACTCGAACCCCGAGACGGTCAGCACCGACTACGACACCGCCGATCGCCTGTACTTCGAGCCGCTGACCTTCGAGGACGTGATGAACATCGTCGAGCACGAGAAGCCCGTGGGCGTGATCGTGCAACTCGGCGGCCAGACCCCCCTCAAGCTGGCGCGGCGGCTGGAAGCGGCGGGCGCGCCCATCATCGGGACCAGCCCGGCCGCCATCGACGAGGCTGAGGACCGCGCGAGCTTCAATGCCCTGTGCGAACGCCTGGGCCTGCCGCAGCCGCTGGGCAAGGTGGCGCAGACGCCCGAGCAGGCCCGTGAACTGGCCGCCGGTCTGGGCTTCCCCCTGATGGCGCGGCCCAGTTACGTGCTGGGTGGGCGGGCCATGCGCACCGTGCGCAGCATGGACGAACTCGGCACCTATCTGGACGAGGTGTATGCCGCCGTCGAGGGGCAGCCAAGCATCCTGCTCGACCAGTTCCTCGACGGCGCGCTGGAACTTGATGTGGATACCCTGTGCGACGGCGAACGCGCCGTGGTGGCGGGCATCATGGAGCACGTCGAGGCGGCCGGGGTCCACTCGGGCGACAGCGCCTGCGTGCTGCCCCCGGTGAACCTGAGCCCGGAGCTGATGGCCCGCGTAAAGCGTGATACCGAGCGCCTCGCCCTGGAACTGGGTGTGCGCGGCCTGATGAACGTGCAGTGGGCCGTGAAGGACGGCGTGGCCTACATCCTGGAGGCGAACCCGCGCGCCAGCCGCACGGTGCCCTTCGTATCCAAGGCCGTGAATCACCCCCTCGCCAAGAGCGCCGCCCGGATCGCCGTGGGGCACACGCTGGAGCAGATCGGATTGACCGAGACGCCCGTGCCCGCCATGTACTCGGTCAAGGAAGTGCACCTGCCGTTCCTGAAGTTCAAGGGCGTGCTGCCGGTGCTGGGGCCGGAGATGAAGAGCACCGGCGAAAGCATGGGCATCGACGCCGACCCGTACCTCGCGTACTACCGCGCCGAGCTGGGGGCCAAGAGCAATCTGCCCCTGAGTGGCACGGCCCTGCTGTTGGGCGAAGGACTGGACGACGTGGCCGCCACGCTGGAAGGTGCAGGTCTGAGCGTGCTCCGGGAACAGGACGGCGACACCCTGCCCTCACTCCTAATTGACGTGACAGGTAGCGAACTCCTGCGCACCGCTCTGGAACGCGGCGTGCCGATCGTCAGCACCCGCGAAGGCGCCGAGTGGACCGCCAAAGCGATTGCCGCCGCGCAGGGGCAGGAGTTGGGGGTTAAGAGCCTGCAGGAGTGGGTGAGCTAG
- a CDS encoding DsbA family oxidoreductase, whose amino-acid sequence MTQFSPSGPDKLRVDIWSDIACPWCYVGKRRFESALGQFGHPENVEVVWHSFELDPSAPVRSPVSMRDGLARKYGRSPDQAQEMMDHMTGVAAQDGLDYHFDRTQLTNTFQAHQLLHLAAEKGLQDTLKERLMRAYLTEGEFLGNPDVLVRLATEAGLDEAEARAALDSGDYAQAVRQDEAQAQALGISGVPFFVLGGKYGVNGAQSPEVLLGALNQVWAETHPAPLTLLGSAEVAEGCEDGQCAVPQRG is encoded by the coding sequence ATGACGCAGTTCTCCCCTTCCGGCCCCGACAAGCTCCGCGTGGACATCTGGTCGGACATCGCCTGCCCCTGGTGCTACGTAGGTAAGCGGCGCTTCGAGTCAGCCCTGGGGCAGTTCGGGCACCCCGAGAACGTCGAGGTGGTCTGGCACAGCTTCGAGCTCGACCCCTCCGCGCCGGTCCGCAGCCCCGTGTCCATGCGCGACGGCCTGGCCCGCAAGTACGGCCGCAGCCCCGACCAGGCGCAGGAGATGATGGACCACATGACCGGCGTGGCGGCGCAGGACGGCCTGGACTACCACTTCGATCGGACCCAGCTCACGAATACCTTCCAGGCGCACCAGCTGCTGCATCTCGCGGCCGAGAAGGGCCTTCAGGACACCCTCAAGGAGCGCCTGATGCGCGCATACCTGACCGAAGGCGAATTCCTGGGCAACCCCGATGTGCTCGTGCGCCTGGCAACTGAAGCAGGGCTGGACGAGGCCGAGGCCCGTGCGGCCCTGGACAGTGGCGACTATGCCCAGGCGGTCCGGCAGGACGAGGCGCAGGCGCAGGCCCTGGGTATCAGCGGCGTGCCCTTCTTCGTGCTGGGGGGCAAGTACGGCGTGAACGGCGCGCAGTCGCCCGAAGTACTGCTGGGCGCGCTCAATCAGGTCTGGGCCGAGACGCATCCCGCCCCCCTGACCCTGCTGGGCAGCGCGGAGGTGGCCGAAGGCTGCGAGGACGGCCAGTGCGCCGTGCCCCAGCGCGGCTGA
- a CDS encoding pyridoxal phosphate-dependent aminotransferase, translating into MPELLPRARASQESIFARMSRLAVQHGAVNLGQGFPSDAPPAFLLDAARGAVGRLDQYAPPAGLPALRDAIGADLGVDGADVVVTSGATEALNVLALSLYGPGDEVLTLEPVFDVYVPQARLAGATPVTVPMRLDAQGWGLDLAALRAAVTPRTRALLLNTPHNPTGAVFTRAELEAVVALAREHDLWIVSDEVYDELYFGVPPVPLRTLAPERTFTVGSAGKRLEATGWRVGWIACPPDTGLAGNVAGIRQQGSFCAPTPLQAAVAAALPVARQEGFYAGLRQEYAGRMALLAGGLEVLGATVYRPDGTYFLTARLGQAAPDAEMLVGSGGVATIPLEAFYPLRAAPQGMVRLAFCKSREEIGRALERLSVVLAPA; encoded by the coding sequence ATGCCCGAACTGCTGCCGCGTGCCCGCGCCTCGCAAGAGAGTATTTTCGCCCGCATGAGCCGTCTGGCGGTTCAGCACGGGGCGGTCAACCTGGGGCAGGGCTTTCCCTCGGACGCGCCCCCGGCCTTTTTGCTCGACGCTGCGCGCGGAGCGGTGGGGCGGCTCGACCAGTACGCGCCCCCGGCGGGACTGCCTGCCCTGCGGGACGCCATCGGCGCCGACCTGGGGGTGGACGGCGCCGACGTGGTCGTGACCTCGGGCGCGACCGAGGCCCTAAATGTGCTGGCCCTGTCCCTGTATGGGCCCGGTGACGAGGTGCTCACGCTGGAGCCGGTCTTCGACGTGTACGTGCCCCAGGCGCGGCTGGCGGGGGCCACGCCAGTGACGGTGCCCATGCGCCTGGACGCCCAGGGCTGGGGGCTGGACCTCGCGGCCCTGCGTGCGGCCGTCACGCCGCGCACGCGGGCTCTGCTGCTGAATACCCCCCACAACCCGACCGGCGCCGTGTTCACCCGCGCCGAGCTGGAGGCGGTCGTGGCCCTGGCCCGCGAGCACGACCTGTGGATCGTCAGTGACGAGGTCTACGACGAGCTGTATTTCGGTGTCCCGCCGGTCCCACTGCGCACCCTGGCTCCCGAGCGCACTTTCACGGTCGGCAGTGCGGGCAAGCGTTTGGAGGCGACTGGCTGGCGTGTGGGCTGGATCGCCTGTCCGCCGGATACGGGGCTCGCGGGGAATGTGGCGGGCATCCGGCAGCAGGGGTCCTTCTGCGCGCCCACGCCCCTGCAGGCGGCGGTCGCGGCGGCGCTGCCCGTGGCCCGGCAGGAGGGCTTCTATGCCGGGCTGCGCCAGGAGTACGCCGGGCGCATGGCCCTGCTCGCCGGGGGGTTGGAGGTGCTTGGGGCCACGGTCTACCGGCCGGACGGCACCTACTTTCTCACTGCCCGGCTGGGTCAGGCCGCTCCCGACGCCGAGATGCTGGTGGGGTCAGGCGGGGTGGCGACCATTCCGCTGGAGGCCTTCTACCCCCTGCGCGCCGCGCCGCAGGGCATGGTGCGTCTGGCCTTCTGCAAGTCGCGCGAAGAGATCGGGCGGGCGCTGGAGCGGCTCTCGGTGGTCCTGGCCCCGGCCTGA
- a CDS encoding argininosuccinate synthase has product MATEQGKDKIVLAYSGGLDTSIILKWLQTEKNYDVVCFTADLGQGDEVEEARVKALNTGAVAAYALDLREEFVRDYVFPMFRSSALYEGYYLLGTSIARPLIAKKMVEIAQKEGAVAVSHGATGKGNDQVRFEMTAYALKPDIVTVAPWRDWEFQGRADLEAFAHEHGIPVPTTKKDPWSTDANMLHISYEGGVLEDPWTEPPAHMFKLTVSPEDAPNEAEYVEVEFLNGDPVAIDGEKLSPAALLTKANEIGGRHGIGRIDLVENRFVGMKSRGVYETPGGTLLYHARRAVESLTLDREVLHQRDALGPKYAELVYNGFWFAPEREALQVYIDHVAQSVTGTARLKLYKGNCTVVGRKAPQSLYDKDLVSFEAGGDYNQHDAGAFIKLNALRMRVQARVAAKAAQQDQEG; this is encoded by the coding sequence ATGGCGACCGAACAAGGCAAAGACAAGATCGTCCTCGCGTACAGCGGCGGCCTCGACACGAGCATCATCCTCAAGTGGCTCCAGACCGAGAAGAACTATGACGTGGTGTGCTTCACCGCCGACCTGGGTCAGGGCGACGAGGTCGAGGAGGCGCGGGTCAAGGCGCTGAACACGGGCGCGGTGGCGGCCTACGCGCTGGACCTGCGCGAGGAGTTCGTGCGCGATTACGTGTTCCCCATGTTCCGCTCGTCGGCGCTTTACGAGGGCTACTACCTTCTGGGCACGTCCATCGCCCGTCCTCTGATCGCCAAGAAGATGGTCGAGATCGCGCAGAAGGAAGGCGCGGTGGCGGTATCGCACGGCGCGACCGGCAAGGGCAACGACCAGGTGCGTTTCGAGATGACCGCCTACGCCCTGAAGCCCGACATCGTGACCGTGGCACCCTGGCGCGACTGGGAGTTCCAGGGCCGCGCCGATCTGGAAGCCTTCGCGCACGAGCACGGTATTCCCGTCCCCACCACCAAGAAGGACCCCTGGAGCACCGACGCCAACATGCTGCACATCTCCTACGAGGGCGGCGTGCTTGAAGACCCCTGGACCGAGCCGCCCGCGCACATGTTCAAGCTGACCGTCTCGCCCGAGGACGCCCCGAACGAGGCCGAGTACGTCGAGGTCGAGTTCCTGAACGGCGACCCGGTGGCCATTGACGGCGAGAAGCTCTCGCCCGCCGCCCTGCTGACGAAGGCGAACGAGATTGGGGGCCGGCACGGCATCGGCCGCATCGACCTCGTCGAGAACCGTTTCGTGGGCATGAAGTCGCGCGGCGTGTACGAGACGCCCGGCGGTACGCTGCTGTACCACGCCCGCCGTGCCGTCGAGAGCCTGACTCTGGACCGCGAGGTGCTGCACCAGCGCGACGCCCTGGGGCCGAAGTACGCCGAACTCGTCTACAACGGCTTCTGGTTTGCCCCCGAGCGCGAGGCCCTGCAGGTCTACATCGACCACGTGGCCCAGAGCGTGACCGGCACGGCCCGCCTGAAGCTGTACAAGGGCAACTGCACGGTCGTGGGCCGCAAGGCGCCGCAGAGCCTGTACGACAAGGACCTCGTGAGCTTCGAGGCGGGCGGCGACTACAACCAGCACGACGCCGGGGCCTTCATCAAGCTCAACGCCCTGCGGATGCGCGTGCAGGCGCGCGTGGCCGCCAAGGCGGCCCAGCAGGACCAAGAAGGCTGA
- a CDS encoding GNAT family N-acetyltransferase — MSRPTLRAVTPADLPAFHAVMMAAGMDPRSSWSRVTVEDLRASLFAPDSGGFVAQGGAEVVGVVGYRPDGSCTLTLNKLATLPAARGHGTGRQLVAAVEAHAQAGGYSRVLLAVSQYNLDVLPFYERLGYRRSAEPYAHAHPASPPPVVLVKALPPAPAGTSQDDA; from the coding sequence GTGAGTCGGCCCACGCTGCGCGCTGTCACCCCCGCCGATCTTCCGGCTTTTCACGCCGTGATGATGGCGGCGGGCATGGACCCCCGGAGCAGCTGGAGCCGCGTGACGGTGGAAGACCTGCGGGCATCGCTGTTCGCGCCCGACTCGGGGGGCTTCGTCGCTCAGGGCGGGGCAGAAGTAGTCGGCGTCGTCGGCTACCGGCCGGACGGCTCCTGCACCCTGACCCTGAACAAGCTGGCGACCCTGCCGGCTGCGCGCGGTCACGGCACCGGGCGGCAGCTCGTCGCGGCGGTCGAGGCCCACGCCCAAGCCGGGGGCTACAGCCGGGTGCTGCTGGCGGTCAGTCAGTACAACCTGGACGTGTTGCCCTTCTACGAACGCCTGGGCTACCGCCGCAGCGCCGAACCCTACGCCCACGCCCACCCCGCCAGCCCGCCTCCGGTGGTGCTGGTCAAGGCACTGCCCCCCGCTCCGGCGGGTACCTCACAGGACGACGCATGA
- the argH gene encoding argininosuccinate lyase, producing MTHTQDKKLWGGRFAEATAELVELFNASVGFDQRLAEQDIRGSLAHVAMLGQVGILTAEEVAQITDGLNAVLADIRAGNFEWRLDREDVHMNVEAALRDRIGPVAGKLHTARSRNDQVAVDFRLFTKEAALDLAEKTRALRAVMLAEAEKHLETGVILPGYTHLQVAQPILLAHWFMAYVAMLERDEGRFRDAAERMDESPLGSSALAGTPWPIDRFATAEALGFARPTANSLDGVGSRDFAIEFLSACAILSAHLSRLSEELILYSTFEFGFLTLPDSHTTGSSIMPQKKNPDVSELARGKAGRVFGNLMGLLTVVKGTPLAYNKDLQEDKEGVFDSYDTLSIVLRLYAEMMPKTVWHAEKTCEAAARGYSTATDVADFLARQGVPFREAHEVVGGLVGLASRSGRQLWELSDAELKAAHPLLNADVAGSLTVEESVKARQSYGGTAPQQVARAIADAKRALK from the coding sequence ATGACCCATACGCAGGACAAGAAACTCTGGGGCGGGCGCTTCGCCGAAGCCACCGCCGAACTCGTCGAACTCTTCAACGCCTCGGTCGGCTTCGACCAGCGCCTCGCCGAGCAGGACATCCGCGGCTCGCTGGCGCATGTCGCCATGCTGGGTCAGGTCGGCATCCTGACCGCCGAGGAGGTCGCCCAGATCACGGATGGGCTGAACGCCGTCCTGGCTGACATCCGCGCCGGAAATTTCGAGTGGCGCCTCGACCGCGAGGACGTTCACATGAACGTCGAGGCCGCGCTGCGCGACCGCATCGGGCCGGTGGCGGGCAAGCTGCACACCGCCCGCAGCCGCAACGACCAGGTGGCGGTGGATTTCCGCCTCTTCACCAAGGAAGCCGCCCTGGACCTCGCCGAGAAGACCCGCGCCCTGCGGGCCGTCATGCTGGCTGAGGCTGAGAAGCACCTGGAGACTGGCGTGATTTTGCCCGGCTACACGCACCTCCAGGTCGCGCAGCCCATCCTGCTCGCCCACTGGTTCATGGCCTATGTGGCGATGCTGGAGCGCGACGAGGGCCGGTTCCGCGACGCGGCCGAGCGCATGGACGAGTCGCCGCTGGGCAGCTCGGCGCTGGCAGGCACGCCCTGGCCCATCGACCGCTTTGCGACCGCCGAGGCCCTGGGCTTCGCTCGCCCGACCGCCAACAGCCTCGACGGGGTGGGCAGCCGCGACTTTGCCATTGAGTTCCTGTCGGCCTGCGCGATCCTCTCGGCGCATCTCTCGCGCCTGTCGGAAGAACTGATCCTGTACTCGACCTTCGAGTTCGGGTTCCTGACCCTGCCCGATTCTCATACCACCGGATCGAGCATCATGCCGCAGAAGAAGAATCCCGACGTCTCCGAGCTGGCACGCGGGAAGGCGGGCCGCGTCTTCGGCAACCTGATGGGCCTGCTCACAGTGGTCAAGGGCACACCGCTGGCCTACAACAAGGACCTCCAGGAAGACAAGGAGGGCGTGTTCGACAGCTACGACACCCTGAGCATCGTGCTGCGCCTGTACGCCGAGATGATGCCCAAGACCGTATGGCACGCCGAAAAGACCTGCGAGGCCGCCGCCCGGGGCTACTCGACCGCGACCGATGTGGCCGATTTCCTGGCCCGGCAGGGCGTTCCCTTCCGCGAGGCACATGAGGTCGTGGGCGGACTGGTCGGGCTGGCGAGCCGCAGTGGCCGGCAACTGTGGGAACTGAGCGACGCCGAACTCAAGGCCGCCCACCCGTTGCTGAACGCCGACGTGGCCGGGTCGCTAACGGTCGAGGAAAGCGTCAAGGCCCGCCAGAGCTACGGCGGTACGGCCCCCCAGCAGGTCGCACGGGCCATCGCCGACGCGAAGCGGGCGCTGAAATAA
- a CDS encoding GNAT family N-acetyltransferase codes for MTLPSYALRPATVADAALIQCQRDAMFTEMGQDPARLAQVHAVGATWLRGALGRGLYTGVLAEAGAEVVAGAGVLWQDLPPNVDTSLTVRAYILNVYVQPEHRGRKLARRLVEHLLAECGARGVRLVSLHASDAGRSTYAALGFMPTNELRLVLPGEGAA; via the coding sequence GTGACCCTCCCGAGCTACGCCCTGCGCCCGGCGACCGTCGCCGACGCGGCCCTGATCCAGTGCCAACGTGACGCCATGTTCACCGAGATGGGGCAGGACCCGGCGCGGCTCGCGCAGGTGCACGCGGTCGGGGCGACGTGGCTACGCGGCGCGCTGGGCCGGGGCCTGTACACGGGTGTGCTGGCCGAGGCCGGTGCGGAGGTCGTCGCCGGAGCAGGCGTGCTGTGGCAGGACCTGCCGCCCAACGTGGACACCAGCCTGACTGTGCGGGCCTACATCCTGAACGTGTATGTGCAGCCGGAGCACCGGGGCCGCAAGCTCGCGCGCCGACTGGTCGAGCATCTGCTGGCCGAGTGCGGCGCGCGTGGGGTGCGGCTCGTGTCCCTGCACGCCTCCGATGCGGGCCGGTCCACCTACGCTGCCCTGGGGTTCATGCCGACCAACGAACTGCGGCTGGTGTTGCCGGGGGAGGGGGCGGCGTGA